The following DNA comes from Streptomyces spinoverrucosus.
CGACGGCCCCGGCCAGGCGCAGGCTGAGGACCTCGTTGCGGTAGCCGGTGCCGCGGCCGGTGTGCCGTACGGCCTGCCGGGTGGTGAAGGCGACGGCGATGCGCTGGGTGGCGGGGGCGGGGCCGAGTGCTCCGGCCCGGACGCGGTCCACGAGATCGGCGAGTGTCCGGTACGTCGCCATGTCGACGGTCATCGGATCACCAGCCCGGCGCGCAGCCCGGCCAGCAGGGCCTCGACGCGGTCGCGGGCACCGGGCCCGTCCGCGTCGCCCGCCATGACGTGTCCGAGGTACTCGTTGTTGCTGCCGGCCGCCTTCACCGCCCTGCCGGGCTCGGCGAGCTGTACCTCCAACACGCCGGGCGTGTCGTGGAGTCCGGTGCCGTCCAGGGTTTCGAGGGTGCCGACGGTGTGCGGGACGAGGAAGCCGATGGCCGCGCTGCGCAGCCCGGTGTCGGTGCGGCGCAGGTCTGGGGTGCGGCCGAGGGCGACGTCGACGAAGGCGGCGGCGAGGTCGATGCCGGTGACGTGGCGGACCAGCTCAGTGATGCGGTTGCCGGCGGGGCGGGGGTTGACCTCGACGACACGCGGTCCGGCGGAGGTCAGCTTGACCTCGGTGTGCGCGACCACGCCGTCGGTCAGCCCGAGCGCCTTCAGGGCACCCAGCGCGGTCTGCTCGGCGGCCTCGGTGTCGGCGGCGCTCAGGGCGGCCGGGAACATGTGACCGGTCTCGATGAAGGCGGGCGCCCCGCCGATGCTCTTGTCGGTCACACCGACGACGTGCACCGCGCCCCCGTGCGAGACGGTCTCGACGCTCACCTCGGGGCCGTCCAGCAGCTCCTCGAGGAGTACGGCGGGCGCCCGGCGCTGTCCACGCGCGTTGACCGGGAAGTCGGCCAACGCCCGGTAGGCGGCGGCGAGTTCGGCCTCGTCGTCCACGCGTCGTACGTACATGCCCGCGCACAGGTCGACGGGCTTGACGACCAGTGGGTAGCCGATCTCCCGTGCCGCCCGGGCGAGGTCCGTCCACTCCTCGTGGACGGCGAAGCGCGGCTGGGGCAGTTGGGCGTCGGCGAGGATGCGGCGGGTGGCGTCCTTGCGGCAGGCGTTCTCGACCGCTTCGGGGCCCGGCCCGGGCAGGCCGAGGCGGCCGGCGATCCGGGCCGCCGTCGGCAGGTAGTAGTCGCAGGACGTGAGCACTCCGTCGAAGCCCAGCACCGCGTGCAGCCGTTCGACCTCGGGCAGCAGGGCGTCGGGGTCGTTGGTGTCGGCGGTGACGATGTTGCGGGCGCCCAGCAGCGGATGCGCCGTTCCCTCCGGCGCCGACCGCAGATAGTGGTGCAGGTCACGAGTGAGGAACGTGAACTCGTGACCGCCCTCCCGAATCGCACGTGGCAGCAGCCTGCTCATCGAGCCGACCCAGCTCTCGACCACCAGCAGATGACCCACAACTCCCCTTTTTAGGCATGTAGTTCAGACGTCAGGGCAGCACGACGGGGCCCCGCTCGGGCAGGGCGCCGGGTTGTGCGCACGACACGTTAGCGATAATGATTCCCATTGTCATCTGACCATCCGTCCATTGTCCGGAGCACCCCCGTGCCTCTCCCCCCACGCCGCACCGCGCTGCTGTGCGTCCTCGCGGCCGCCGCCGCGACCCTGATCCCCACGAGCCCGACACAGGCCGCCGCCCCGCCCATCCGCTTCGGCGCCTGCCCCGCCTCCGTACCGGCCCCGCCCGCGCCGGACCGTGTCGAGTGCGGCAGCATCGCCGTGCCGCTCGACTGGGAACGCCCACAGGGGCGGCGTATCGAGATAGCCGTCTCCCGCGTCCGCGCCTCGGGCACACCCGCCGAACGCCGTGGCGTCCTCCTGGTCAATCCCGGCGGACCGGGCGGCTCCGGACTGCCGTACGCGGTGACGAAGCGGGCCAAACTGCCCGAGAGCGTGCGGCGTTCTTACGACGTCATAGGCTTCGACCCACGCGGCGTCGGCCACAGCGCCCCCGTCGACTGCGGTCCGATGGGCGGCCTCTTCGACAGCCCGGGCCCGGACCCGGTGCCGGTGGACCCGACGGCGGAGCGCGCCCACCTCGCCTCGCTCCGGGACATGGCCGAGGACTGCGCTGTGGGCGCGCGCGAGGTACTGCCGTATCTGTCCACCGCGCAGACCGCCCACGACATGGACGCGATCCGGGCCGCGCTCGGCGAGCCGTCGACGAGCTTCCTGGGTGTGTCGTACGGCAGTTACCTCGG
Coding sequences within:
- a CDS encoding ATP-grasp domain-containing protein, whose amino-acid sequence is MGHLLVVESWVGSMSRLLPRAIREGGHEFTFLTRDLHHYLRSAPEGTAHPLLGARNIVTADTNDPDALLPEVERLHAVLGFDGVLTSCDYYLPTAARIAGRLGLPGPGPEAVENACRKDATRRILADAQLPQPRFAVHEEWTDLARAAREIGYPLVVKPVDLCAGMYVRRVDDEAELAAAYRALADFPVNARGQRRAPAVLLEELLDGPEVSVETVSHGGAVHVVGVTDKSIGGAPAFIETGHMFPAALSAADTEAAEQTALGALKALGLTDGVVAHTEVKLTSAGPRVVEVNPRPAGNRITELVRHVTGIDLAAAFVDVALGRTPDLRRTDTGLRSAAIGFLVPHTVGTLETLDGTGLHDTPGVLEVQLAEPGRAVKAAGSNNEYLGHVMAGDADGPGARDRVEALLAGLRAGLVIR